A part of Planococcus sp. MB-3u-03 genomic DNA contains:
- a CDS encoding aminotransferase class I/II-fold pyridoxal phosphate-dependent enzyme, producing MSMKLNKRVESIRISGIRQFANQIPAYPEAVNLTIGQPDFPTPEAVKQAGAEAIRNDQTSYTHNAGAMELRQAIQSFFKDSYGLSYRAEDEIIVTNGASEGLDSVFRTILEEGDEVILPAPTYPGYEPLVQLCGAKVVYLDTSKTGFKPDPQALEELITDRTKAVLMNFPSNPTGVTMEMDELNALKTVFERHDLFIVADEIYSENTFGGAHCTFACFESLREKTILVHGLSKSHSMTGWRIGFILGPVEVMQHVLKVHQYNAICASTPSQYAAIEALTHQRHVPAEMNKAYIERRDFVYKRLTEMGIEVVMPTGAFYIFPSIKKFGLTSYDFAIRLLKEGGVAAVPGSAFTEYGEGFLRISYAYSMPVLKQGMDRLENFISTLKKQV from the coding sequence ATGAGTATGAAGTTAAATAAACGAGTCGAGTCGATTCGGATTTCCGGGATCCGTCAATTCGCTAATCAAATACCGGCTTATCCCGAGGCGGTCAATTTGACGATCGGCCAGCCGGATTTTCCTACGCCCGAAGCGGTTAAACAGGCAGGGGCCGAAGCTATCCGCAATGATCAGACGAGCTATACCCATAATGCAGGTGCGATGGAGCTGCGCCAGGCCATTCAATCGTTTTTCAAAGACAGCTACGGCTTGTCGTACCGTGCAGAAGATGAAATCATTGTCACTAACGGTGCAAGCGAAGGGCTGGATTCGGTATTCCGGACGATTTTGGAAGAAGGCGATGAAGTGATCTTGCCAGCGCCGACTTATCCAGGCTACGAGCCGCTCGTGCAACTATGCGGCGCCAAAGTCGTCTACTTGGATACATCGAAAACTGGCTTTAAACCAGATCCACAAGCGCTCGAAGAACTGATCACTGATCGTACGAAAGCGGTTTTGATGAACTTTCCATCCAATCCTACAGGCGTCACGATGGAAATGGACGAGTTGAACGCTTTAAAAACCGTGTTCGAACGCCACGATCTGTTTATTGTAGCTGATGAAATCTATAGTGAAAACACATTCGGCGGTGCCCATTGCACATTCGCCTGCTTTGAGAGCTTGCGTGAGAAAACCATTCTTGTGCATGGTTTATCAAAATCCCATTCGATGACAGGGTGGCGCATCGGCTTTATTTTAGGACCGGTGGAAGTGATGCAACATGTGTTGAAAGTGCATCAATACAATGCGATCTGCGCCTCGACACCTTCACAATATGCAGCCATCGAAGCGCTTACTCACCAACGCCATGTGCCGGCTGAAATGAACAAAGCCTATATCGAACGCCGTGATTTTGTTTACAAGCGGCTGACAGAGATGGGAATTGAGGTCGTCATGCCGACAGGAGCATTCTATATTTTTCCGTCCATCAAAAAATTTGGTTTAACGTCTTATGACTTTGCCATCCGTTTATTAAAAGAAGGCGGTGTGGCAGCGGTGCCTGGATCGGCATTCACTGAATATGGAGAAGGCTTCCTGCGCATTTCCTATGCTTACAGCATGCCAGTTTTAAAGCAAGGGATGGACCGTCTGGAGAATTTTATTTCAACACTAAAAAAACAGGTATAA
- a CDS encoding TRM11 family SAM-dependent methyltransferase: MKPLSPTGGFIYTYAYHQDEKDLCQLEMRAFFGTDTGGKVIKSSRGIAPGRSPFIKERIELLFEGGEFADIVKQAEKLDMENSTFKVIFPKINGLDAAEQVDFEEKRDMERQIGFVIKGKADVHNPDIIFGLIPFDGRWHFGIYQLSKSVWFKHQQKPREYSTALSTKTARAIANIAVPEPTGIKAIDPCCGIGTVLVEALSMGIDIVGRDINPLVVDGSRENIAHFGLSGSVDLGAIADITEQYDVAIIDMPYNLYTHATPDEQQEILKHALPVTEKLLVVTIDPIDHMIENAGFTITDRCIAKKSLFLREILVCEKTEMPHFSSQDFQKTKIKARP, from the coding sequence TTGAAACCATTATCGCCAACAGGTGGATTTATATATACCTATGCTTACCATCAAGACGAAAAGGATTTATGCCAATTGGAAATGCGCGCATTTTTTGGAACGGACACTGGCGGAAAAGTCATCAAAAGCAGCCGTGGCATCGCTCCTGGGCGAAGCCCATTCATCAAGGAACGGATTGAGCTCTTGTTTGAAGGAGGGGAATTTGCGGACATTGTCAAACAGGCTGAGAAACTGGACATGGAAAATTCCACATTCAAAGTGATCTTTCCGAAAATTAACGGTTTGGACGCGGCTGAGCAAGTGGATTTTGAAGAAAAGCGTGACATGGAGCGTCAAATCGGTTTTGTCATCAAAGGAAAAGCCGATGTCCATAATCCGGATATCATATTCGGGCTGATTCCATTTGACGGCCGCTGGCATTTCGGGATCTATCAATTGAGCAAATCGGTCTGGTTTAAACACCAGCAAAAACCGCGTGAATATTCCACTGCACTCAGTACGAAAACCGCTCGCGCCATTGCCAATATTGCCGTGCCGGAGCCAACAGGCATCAAAGCGATCGATCCTTGCTGCGGAATCGGGACGGTGCTGGTCGAAGCCTTATCGATGGGGATCGACATCGTTGGGCGGGATATCAATCCGCTCGTCGTCGATGGCTCGCGGGAAAACATAGCGCATTTCGGTTTATCTGGATCGGTCGATTTGGGCGCAATTGCCGATATTACAGAGCAATACGACGTCGCCATCATTGATATGCCTTATAATCTGTACACGCACGCAACACCCGATGAACAGCAGGAAATCCTGAAACATGCCTTGCCAGTCACAGAAAAACTGCTTGTCGTCACTATCGACCCGATCGACCATATGATAGAGAATGCAGGGTTCACAATAACTGACCGTTGCATCGCAAAAAAATCGCTGTTTCTGCGTGAAATTCTCGTTTGTGAGAAAACGGAGATGCCGCATTTTTCTAGCCAGGATTTTCAAAAAACCAAAATCAAAGCGAGACCATAA
- a CDS encoding LysM peptidoglycan-binding domain-containing protein produces MTEFHLKPVPPANKKELQTPKGKKRLSKVLLSFALVSSAAAAGPIMSPSAATEVASYYIVQKGDTFYSIAKKYGLVVEQLMAANFTTSTKIIVGQKIAIPHKTQAWSGNQEDLNTRNYQVVKGDTLYSISKRTGVSIDSIKRMNNLTSDLIMIGQILTLYPDVGVIHRTSATYYVKSGDTKYTLRNKFGNTITLPSGELQVLQPLKISGEVLEITTEEPFGLADGRVIEVKVGNDYYAINLYQGNEPIQYLADRNDLRLTFTVVRVGERYEMVSYVVQELD; encoded by the coding sequence ATGACTGAATTTCATTTGAAACCTGTCCCTCCAGCCAATAAGAAAGAGCTTCAAACGCCGAAAGGAAAAAAACGGTTATCCAAAGTTCTCTTGTCATTTGCGCTAGTCTCGTCTGCAGCAGCGGCAGGCCCTATTATGTCACCCAGTGCGGCAACGGAAGTGGCCAGTTATTACATTGTGCAAAAAGGGGACACGTTCTACAGCATCGCGAAAAAGTACGGATTGGTGGTTGAACAGCTGATGGCCGCGAACTTTACGACGAGCACCAAAATCATCGTTGGGCAAAAAATTGCCATCCCGCATAAAACCCAAGCATGGTCTGGAAACCAGGAAGATTTAAATACAAGAAATTATCAGGTGGTCAAAGGGGATACTTTGTATTCCATTTCCAAACGAACCGGTGTTTCGATCGACAGCATCAAAAGAATGAACAACTTAACATCGGACTTAATCATGATTGGGCAAATCTTGACGCTATACCCTGATGTCGGGGTGATTCACCGGACTTCCGCAACATACTACGTGAAGTCAGGCGATACGAAATACACCTTGCGAAACAAATTCGGCAACACGATCACTTTGCCAAGTGGCGAATTACAAGTGCTCCAGCCGCTTAAAATTTCAGGCGAAGTGCTTGAAATCACCACCGAAGAACCTTTCGGGCTGGCAGATGGCCGAGTGATTGAAGTGAAAGTCGGTAATGATTATTATGCGATTAACCTGTATCAAGGAAACGAGCCAATCCAGTATTTGGCGGATCGCAATGATCTTAGGCTGACATTTACGGTAGTTCGTGTAGGCGAGCGGTATGAGATGGTTTCTTATGTGGTGCAAGAGTTGGACTAG
- a CDS encoding LytTR family DNA-binding domain-containing protein, whose product MTVHRSFIVNVHYIEEIAKDVASNYVLTLRDGSTIPVSQNYTAQVRSRLGF is encoded by the coding sequence TTGACCGTCCATCGTTCATTTATCGTCAACGTGCATTATATAGAAGAAATCGCAAAAGACGTCGCCTCGAATTATGTCTTGACTTTGCGCGACGGCTCGACGATTCCCGTCAGCCAAAACTATACAGCCCAAGTGCGCAGCCGTCTTGGATTTTAA
- a CDS encoding LytTR family transcriptional regulator, translated as MANTVLEQVGFIIGDWIPKEASIAVAADNRYIYYKAGVHDLSIKEGQPVSSGTIAARVAKEGSKVEMYVEEAVLGSAYYGIGYPITIDHRDAVLVITLPPDYVVGRKKPLAFLTGKQDDSWRPIPVERVSHIESSQKKTWFYADEDPYCSSHTLKNLKEQLPDYF; from the coding sequence ATGGCAAACACTGTATTGGAACAGGTAGGATTCATTATCGGGGATTGGATTCCGAAAGAGGCATCGATCGCTGTTGCGGCTGATAATCGGTATATCTACTATAAAGCCGGCGTCCACGATCTCTCCATTAAAGAAGGGCAGCCAGTATCATCCGGCACCATCGCGGCACGTGTCGCTAAAGAAGGCAGCAAAGTCGAAATGTATGTCGAAGAAGCTGTCCTCGGTTCTGCTTACTATGGAATCGGCTATCCGATCACCATCGATCACCGAGATGCCGTTCTGGTCATTACCTTGCCGCCCGATTACGTGGTAGGGAGAAAAAAACCTCTCGCCTTTTTGACCGGCAAGCAAGATGACAGTTGGCGCCCGATTCCTGTCGAAAGAGTATCCCATATCGAAAGCAGCCAAAAGAAAACCTGGTTCTATGCAGACGAAGATCCTTATTGTTCGAGCCATACACTGAAGAATCTGAAAGAACAACTGCCTGATTATTTTTGA
- the aceA gene encoding isocitrate lyase, whose translation MVNKQQQIEELNKAWQEDKRWENIERPYTAEDVIKLRGSVMIEHTLAKLGADRLYRQINEMPFVNALGALTGNQAIQQVKAGLQAIYLSGWQVAADANSAGQMYPDQSLYPVNSVPDVVRKINRALQRADQIDSVENTEGFDWFAPIVADAEAGFGGPLNVYELMKSMIEAGAAGVHFEDQLASEKKCGHLGGKVLLPTQNAVKNLISARLAADVLGVPTLIIARTDADAADLITSDIDERDHQFITGERTPEGFYRTNPGIDQAIARGLAYAPYADLIWCETSHPNLEEAQQFADAIHAQFPGKMLAYNCSPSFNWAAKLDEETIAKYQVELGKMGYKFQFVTLAGFHALNHSMFELAHDYKDNGMAAYSKLQQAEFASESKGYTATRHQREVGTGYFDEISQIVSGGTSSTTAMQGSTETEQFQTVKG comes from the coding sequence ATGGTAAACAAACAACAGCAAATCGAGGAATTGAACAAAGCATGGCAGGAAGATAAACGCTGGGAGAACATCGAGCGTCCATATACAGCGGAAGATGTTATCAAACTCCGCGGGTCAGTCATGATCGAGCACACACTTGCAAAACTCGGTGCAGATCGCCTCTACCGCCAGATCAATGAAATGCCTTTCGTCAACGCACTCGGCGCATTGACTGGCAACCAGGCAATCCAACAAGTGAAAGCCGGGCTTCAGGCAATTTACTTGAGCGGCTGGCAAGTAGCAGCGGACGCCAACTCCGCGGGCCAGATGTACCCGGACCAAAGCTTGTACCCGGTTAACTCGGTTCCGGATGTTGTCCGCAAAATCAACCGTGCCCTTCAACGTGCAGACCAAATCGACAGCGTTGAAAACACAGAAGGCTTCGACTGGTTCGCACCGATTGTCGCAGATGCTGAAGCAGGGTTCGGCGGACCGCTCAATGTCTACGAATTGATGAAGTCGATGATCGAAGCTGGCGCAGCTGGCGTTCACTTCGAAGATCAACTCGCTTCCGAGAAAAAATGTGGACATCTTGGCGGTAAAGTATTGCTGCCGACTCAAAACGCAGTGAAAAACCTTATTTCCGCAAGACTCGCAGCTGATGTGTTGGGCGTTCCGACATTGATCATCGCCCGTACGGATGCGGATGCAGCAGACTTGATCACAAGCGATATCGATGAGCGCGATCATCAGTTCATCACCGGCGAACGCACACCGGAAGGTTTCTACCGCACAAACCCAGGCATTGACCAGGCCATCGCCCGCGGACTTGCTTACGCACCATACGCGGACTTGATCTGGTGTGAAACTTCCCATCCGAACTTGGAAGAAGCTCAGCAATTTGCTGATGCCATCCATGCACAGTTCCCAGGCAAGATGCTCGCATACAATTGCTCACCTTCATTCAACTGGGCTGCGAAGCTTGATGAGGAAACCATCGCGAAATACCAAGTCGAACTTGGCAAGATGGGCTATAAATTCCAATTCGTTACACTTGCAGGTTTCCATGCACTCAACCACAGCATGTTCGAACTGGCTCACGACTACAAAGACAACGGCATGGCCGCTTACTCGAAATTGCAGCAAGCTGAATTCGCTTCAGAGTCAAAAGGCTACACAGCAACGCGCCACCAGCGTGAAGTGGGTACTGGCTACTTCGATGAAATCTCTCAAATCGTTTCTGGCGGCACAAGCTCAACGACGGCGATGCAAGGTTCTACTGAAACCGAGCAATTCCAGACAGTGAAAGGGTGA
- a CDS encoding YhfH family protein: MKNMQTYETRTRKECRECGCEIKERRESIIYECERCIANKDE; this comes from the coding sequence ATGAAAAACATGCAAACTTATGAGACGCGTACACGAAAAGAATGCCGGGAATGCGGTTGTGAAATCAAAGAACGCCGCGAATCGATCATCTACGAATGCGAACGCTGCATCGCTAATAAAGACGAATAG
- a CDS encoding HAD family hydrolase yields MRVAIFDFDGTLYAKETFQLMMNHLKNHPIHSRRYRKFYRAIMPPYIGHKLKIYPEAKMRARSVQAYLAALETFSKQELEEYFGEIADLMHDDFNQEVVERLKQHVSNEDYCMLVSGAFTPLLHAVTKELPIEKIIGTEVPYEADILAHRTPVIHIQGPLKTEKILEALGNKTIDWKNSYAYGDSLSDVPVLELVGNPVAVRPEARLRTLASERNWEII; encoded by the coding sequence ATGCGCGTCGCCATATTCGATTTTGATGGCACTTTGTATGCAAAAGAAACATTTCAATTGATGATGAACCATCTAAAGAACCACCCAATCCATAGCCGCAGATACCGCAAATTTTACCGTGCCATCATGCCTCCCTATATCGGCCATAAACTGAAGATTTATCCGGAAGCGAAAATGCGTGCACGTTCCGTCCAGGCTTATCTCGCAGCACTCGAAACCTTTTCAAAACAAGAGCTCGAAGAATATTTCGGTGAAATCGCAGATCTTATGCATGATGATTTCAACCAGGAAGTCGTCGAACGCCTAAAACAACACGTCTCCAACGAAGACTATTGCATGCTCGTATCCGGCGCATTCACGCCACTCTTGCATGCCGTAACGAAAGAACTGCCGATCGAGAAAATCATTGGCACGGAAGTCCCCTACGAAGCGGATATTCTCGCCCATCGAACACCTGTCATCCATATCCAAGGGCCACTCAAAACCGAAAAGATCCTAGAAGCACTCGGCAATAAAACGATCGATTGGAAAAACAGCTATGCCTATGGCGACAGTCTGTCAGATGTGCCTGTGCTGGAGCTTGTCGGCAATCCGGTCGCTGTTCGTCCCGAAGCCCGCCTCCGTACACTCGCCTCTGAACGCAACTGGGAAATTATTTGA
- a CDS encoding ABC transporter permease: MKAVFLLQWRRFYRKPLLVLAMFGLTVIFVSVTAAGGQSGPQMIPVYADESMNELQAQTWLERLNGEDEFQFELMPESEARSYVAEGDVSQAVSLLETDYRLLVGREDPSRFALDSFLRRMYSEELRLQKAEQTTPGIRGQMESSLSEPALRLAVESLQGEEDSFQYNGQLQLLFGMTLFFVIYTIMFSLVRIVDEKRTGTWSRMIISPVRKWQMYLGHLGYSFLIGFSQITLIFLLFRFAFGFELGDRFWLLIVIAACYTFSIVALGLLIISLITKPQQLGAVIPIVATGMAMVGGAFWPIELVTNEILLAVSKALPITYGLQALTSVAVYGNGVQAVALPLLLLLGFGSICMAIAIRLMEWRSSS, translated from the coding sequence ATGAAAGCTGTGTTCTTGTTGCAATGGCGCCGTTTTTACCGAAAACCCCTGCTCGTTTTGGCGATGTTCGGGTTGACCGTTATTTTCGTCTCCGTCACAGCGGCGGGAGGGCAAAGCGGGCCGCAAATGATACCTGTCTATGCAGATGAATCGATGAATGAGCTGCAAGCGCAAACTTGGCTCGAGCGCTTGAACGGAGAAGATGAATTCCAGTTTGAATTAATGCCCGAATCCGAAGCCCGCTCGTATGTAGCGGAAGGCGACGTCTCGCAAGCGGTCAGCTTACTTGAGACCGATTACCGTTTGCTTGTCGGCAGGGAAGACCCGTCGCGATTTGCGCTGGATTCGTTTCTGCGTCGCATGTATTCAGAGGAATTGCGTCTGCAAAAAGCGGAGCAAACAACGCCAGGAATCAGGGGGCAGATGGAATCATCTTTGTCGGAGCCGGCGCTGAGACTCGCGGTCGAATCGCTGCAAGGTGAGGAAGACAGTTTTCAATACAACGGGCAGCTCCAGCTATTGTTTGGCATGACCTTATTTTTTGTCATCTATACGATCATGTTCAGCCTGGTGCGCATTGTGGATGAAAAAAGGACGGGGACGTGGAGCCGTATGATCATTTCACCGGTCCGGAAATGGCAAATGTATCTTGGGCATCTTGGCTATAGTTTTTTGATTGGGTTTTCCCAGATTACGCTCATTTTCCTATTGTTCCGCTTTGCGTTCGGTTTTGAGCTGGGAGATCGGTTCTGGCTATTGATCGTCATTGCGGCGTGCTACACATTTTCCATCGTCGCACTTGGGCTTTTGATCATTTCACTTATCACCAAACCGCAACAGCTCGGGGCCGTCATTCCGATTGTCGCGACGGGGATGGCGATGGTGGGCGGTGCGTTCTGGCCGATTGAGCTGGTGACCAATGAAATCCTGCTTGCAGTATCGAAAGCATTGCCCATCACGTATGGCTTGCAGGCCTTAACGAGTGTCGCCGTCTACGGAAACGGTGTGCAGGCGGTCGCGTTGCCGCTCTTGCTATTGCTTGGTTTCGGCAGTATCTGCATGGCGATCGCCATCCGTTTAATGGAATGGCGCAGCTCTTCATAA
- a CDS encoding ABC transporter permease has protein sequence MSRLSGQESAAEVSGGIETITAREPITSFQYYTIGMAVMFVLFVGSTIAGQANLEQKQMVFDRIRLSNRSPLLYLSSKAIAAAAIVFVQLTLLFGLSALLFQTFAADSWAFWSGIAIISIVLALSVGCLAALMVALTLRLESDAVPAIFSGGFISLMAFVGGSFMPLDGMPEMLRTIGNWTPNGAALSAYFSWLLEPELGQLAGPLMRIAVVAVVFLLLALALFPRKGGAA, from the coding sequence ATTTCCAGGCTGTCGGGACAGGAGTCGGCAGCGGAAGTATCCGGCGGCATCGAAACGATCACTGCACGTGAGCCGATTACTTCGTTCCAATATTATACGATCGGCATGGCTGTCATGTTCGTGCTGTTCGTCGGGTCGACCATTGCCGGACAGGCAAACCTAGAACAAAAGCAGATGGTCTTTGACCGCATCCGCTTGTCGAACCGCTCACCGCTGCTGTATTTAAGCAGCAAAGCCATCGCTGCAGCGGCGATTGTTTTCGTGCAGCTTACTTTGTTGTTCGGTTTATCGGCGCTATTGTTCCAGACGTTTGCAGCCGATTCCTGGGCTTTTTGGTCGGGGATCGCCATCATTTCCATCGTACTGGCATTATCGGTCGGCTGCCTGGCTGCTTTGATGGTCGCTTTAACGTTGAGACTTGAAAGCGATGCCGTCCCTGCGATTTTCTCCGGCGGCTTTATTTCCCTGATGGCGTTTGTCGGCGGCAGTTTTATGCCGCTTGACGGTATGCCGGAAATGCTACGGACGATCGGCAATTGGACCCCGAATGGAGCGGCGCTGTCCGCCTATTTTTCCTGGCTGTTGGAACCTGAGCTTGGCCAGTTGGCGGGGCCGCTCATGAGGATTGCGGTCGTGGCAGTGGTGTTTTTGCTGTTGGCACTCGCCTTATTTCCTAGAAAGGGGGGAGCGGCATGA